The proteins below are encoded in one region of Sphaerodactylus townsendi isolate TG3544 linkage group LG06, MPM_Stown_v2.3, whole genome shotgun sequence:
- the LOC125435407 gene encoding claudin-7-like, with product MTTCTMLLGLAIAPLGWVLMLAATVTPQWQEFHERPGYPQDVSFSDGLWESCVEVTSIQGKVCQPLPEEMAVSWPILLVRALTVSALLVGFLSYGLANAGVRWWTEHSNNCLEGVSGLLYLLSGLVYLCATSYMAYRIIANITNLQVPEEDKYHLGTCFYLGWSGGAAETFAGVCLATSFQRVNYNCLRNLSLPYDVDY from the coding sequence ATGACAACATGCACCATGCTGTTGGGACTGGCCATAGCGCCCCTGGGATGGGTCCTGATGCTGGCCGCCACTGTAACCCCACAATGGCAAGAGTTCCATGAGAGACCTGGATACCCTCAAGATGTCTCCTTCAGTGATGGCCTTTGGGAGAGCTGCGTGGAGGTGACCAGCATACAAGGCAAGGTATGCCAACCTCTTCCGGAAGAGATGGCCGTCTCCTGGCCCATTCTGCTGGTGAGGGCCCTGACTGTCTCTGCTTTGCTTGTTGGCTTCTTGAGCTATGGTCTTGCCAATGCTGGGGTCCGTTGGTGGACTGAACATTCAAACAACTGCCTTGAGGGAGTCTCTGGGCTCTTGTACCTGCTGTCTGGACTTGTGTATCTCTGTGCTACCTCCTACATGGCATACAGAATCATAGCTAACATTACCAACTTGCAGGTTCCAGAAGAGGACAAGTACCATCTTGGAACATGCTTCTACTTAGGTTGGAGTGGAGGGGCAGCAGAGACATTTGCTGGGGTCTGTCTGGCTACCAGTTTCCAAAGAGTGAACTACAATTGTTTAAGGAATCTATCTCTACCCTATGATGTGGATTATTAA